CCCGGTCTACGCCCCGAACTCGGTGGGCGGCCCCGCGGCCGACCCGGCGCGGGCGGGCGAGTCCGGCGGCTGGGAGTCCGACGGCGCGATGGTCCGCGCGGCCGCGACGCTGCACGCCGAGGACGACGACTTCGGCCAGGCCGGCACGCTCTACCGCGAGGTGTTCGACGACGCCGCGCGCGCCCGGTTCCTCGACACCATCACCGGTCACGTCGGCGGGGTGCGCCGTGAGGACATCCGCGAGCGGGCGATCCAGTACTGGACCCAGGTCGACGCGGGCCTGGGCGCCCAGCTCCGCGCCGCTCTCACCGGCACCGCGCCGGTCGAGACCGGCGAGCCGGCGACCGCGAGCGTCCCGGTCGCCTGACCGGCACGCCCGACACGACGAGGCCCCGTCCTGCCGCCCGGCGGGACGGGGCCTCGTCACGTCGGCGCACGGTCGGGGGCACGCACGCCGGGTGAGAGGATCGGGACCATGACCGACTCCCCCACCGCCGACGCCCCCGACGACGCCGACCGCGCGGACGGCGCCGTGACCGGCGCGACGCGCGACATCGCGGACGTCGCGGCCGTCGAGGTCATCACGACCGCCGCGGTGCACCTCATGAGCGCCGCCGCCGTGAAGTGCGGGCTCGCCGAGGACGGCCCCGACGGCGCCGGGGCCGAGTACCTCGACCTCGACGAGGCGCGCAAGCTCATCACGGCCCTCGCGGCGCTCGTGACGGCCGCGGCGCCCGACATCGGCAACCAGCACGCGCGGTCGCTGCGCGACGGTCTGCGGACCCTGCAGCTCGCGTTCCGTGAGGCGTCCGTCATCCCCGACGCGCCCGGCGAGGGTCCCGGCGAGAAGTTCACCGGCTCGGTCGTCTGACGGCGGTCGTCCGACCGCGGGAGTCGGGCGGCCACCCGGGCGACACCGCGACACAGCCTCGCACGGGCCACCGAGGCGACCGGGCTGTGTCGACCGCCTGCGCACGACGGTCCCGGGTCAGACCCCGACGTCAGACGGCCGCCGGGTCCTTGGCGGCCACGCCCTCGGTCGCGAGCGTCCCACGCGGGGCCACGAGCGCGGGCTCGGCGTCGGCCGGGTCGCCCGTCCGCGACGCCGGCATTTCGGCGCCGTCGCCCGCAGGCTGCACGAGGCCGTCCGCCGGGCCACCGCGACGGGACGCGGCGACCCGCAGGACCACGAGGCCGCCGACCGCGACCGACCCGCCGACGGCCGCGGCCGTCAGGAACCCGTGACCGGGCGTGCCGTGGTCGATCACCCAGCCGCACAGCGGTGCGCCGAGCGCGTTGCCGACGGTCGACATCGTGCCGCTCCAGCCCATGACCTCGCCGCGGCGGTGCTCCGGCACGAGCCGCACGAGCGTCGCGTTGATCGACGACAGCGCGGGCGCGCACGGGAGCCCGGCGAGCACCACCGCGAGCGCCAGCCACACGGGGACGGGCGCGAAGGCGGCGGGCACGGTCGCGAGCGCGAGGATCGCGACGAGCGCGAGCGGCGACGGCGAGCGGTGCCGGGCGCCGTGCACCAGGCCGCCGACGACCGAGCCGCCCGCCCAGAGGGCGATCATCCAGCCGACGTCGGCCGCCCGCCCCTCGTCGTTGAGCGCCGCGACCAGCGACACGTCGGTGCCGATGAGGACGAACGACGCCGCGAGCGCGGCGAGCAGCACGACGACGAGGTCGGGCCCGAGCACGCGGGCGCGCGCACCGCCGACCGCCGGCGCGGCGTCGAGCGGGGTCGCCGAGCGCGTCGGCGGGTTCGCCCAGAACAGCAGGACGCCGGCGAGCACCGTGGTGCTGCCGACGACGGTCAGCGCCACGGACGTCGACACCTGGGTCGCGAGCACGACGCCCAGCACCGGCGCGAGCATGAAGGTCACCTCGACGGCGACCGAGTCGAGCGCGAACGCCGACCGCTGCTGCGCGAGCGGGACGATGACGGACAGCGACTGCCGCGTCACGGAGAAGACCGGGACGAGGAACAGTCCCGCGACTGCGGCGGCGACGACGAGCGCCTCGTAGGACAGGTGCGGCGCGACGACCCACACCGCCGACTCGACGACGATCGACGGCGCGATCGCGCGGCGCAGTCCGAGCCTGTCGACGAGCCGCCCGCGCCAGGGGGCGCCGATCGCCATCCCCACGGTCATCGCGCCGGCGACGAGCCCCGCCTGCGCGTAGCCGCGGTCGAGCGCCGTCACGACGTGCAGCGTGAGGACGACGCCGGTCATGGCGTGCGGGATGCGGGCGACGAACGACACGGCGAACAGCCGCCCCACCCCCGGGAGGCGCAGCAGGGCGCCGTAGGGGAAGCGGGACACGGGGTCCATTGTCGCCCGGGGCGAACGGTGCTCCGACCGAATATCAGGCGCCGGGCGAGCGGGCGGGGCACGGGGACGACCGCCTCGACCGCTCGCGTCCGGACGGACCGGACGAACCCCCGCGACCGGCGCCGGCTCACCCGGAACGGTCGATCCCCGCGTCCCGGGGCGCTCGTATCCTGGGGCGATGCCGACCGACAACGCCCCCGCCGGCTGGCCCGAGACCCCACGAGCGGGCGCCG
The sequence above is a segment of the Cellulomonas fimi genome. Coding sequences within it:
- a CDS encoding DUF1844 domain-containing protein codes for the protein MTDSPTADAPDDADRADGAVTGATRDIADVAAVEVITTAAVHLMSAAAVKCGLAEDGPDGAGAEYLDLDEARKLITALAALVTAAAPDIGNQHARSLRDGLRTLQLAFREASVIPDAPGEGPGEKFTGSVV
- a CDS encoding MFS transporter; protein product: MDPVSRFPYGALLRLPGVGRLFAVSFVARIPHAMTGVVLTLHVVTALDRGYAQAGLVAGAMTVGMAIGAPWRGRLVDRLGLRRAIAPSIVVESAVWVVAPHLSYEALVVAAAVAGLFLVPVFSVTRQSLSVIVPLAQQRSAFALDSVAVEVTFMLAPVLGVVLATQVSTSVALTVVGSTTVLAGVLLFWANPPTRSATPLDAAPAVGGARARVLGPDLVVVLLAALAASFVLIGTDVSLVAALNDEGRAADVGWMIALWAGGSVVGGLVHGARHRSPSPLALVAILALATVPAAFAPVPVWLALAVVLAGLPCAPALSSINATLVRLVPEHRRGEVMGWSGTMSTVGNALGAPLCGWVIDHGTPGHGFLTAAAVGGSVAVGGLVVLRVAASRRGGPADGLVQPAGDGAEMPASRTGDPADAEPALVAPRGTLATEGVAAKDPAAV